One region of Akkermansiaceae bacterium genomic DNA includes:
- a CDS encoding molybdenum cofactor biosysynthesis protein: protein MTAAEEGFAGVWDQVKLKKIYISGGHDYWGRQGAGRLQNGIRDVEEVECVAGKGLVGDRYFGYRQDFKGQVTFFEEEVVEEIRGHFKLPKLPASVFRRNLVVSGVRLGEWLGKRFVFQGIEFEGSQECRPCHWMDRVVEDRTERFMKEGFRGGLRAKVISGGLLKVQA from the coding sequence ATGACAGCCGCAGAGGAAGGATTCGCCGGAGTGTGGGATCAGGTGAAGCTGAAGAAGATCTATATCTCCGGCGGCCATGACTACTGGGGCAGGCAGGGCGCGGGCCGCCTGCAGAACGGCATCCGTGATGTGGAAGAGGTGGAGTGCGTGGCGGGGAAGGGCCTCGTGGGCGACCGCTACTTCGGCTACCGGCAGGACTTCAAGGGACAGGTCACCTTTTTCGAGGAAGAGGTGGTGGAGGAAATCCGCGGTCACTTCAAGTTGCCGAAGCTGCCCGCTTCCGTCTTCCGGAGAAATCTCGTCGTTTCCGGTGTGCGGTTGGGCGAATGGTTGGGGAAGCGGTTCGTGTTCCAGGGGATCGAGTTCGAGGGCAGCCAGGAGTGCAGGCCCTGTCACTGGATGGACCGCGTGGTCGAGGATAGGACGGAACGCTTCATGAAAGAGGGCTTCCGTGGAGGATTGCGGGCGAAGGTGATTTCCGGCGGGCTGCTGAAAGTCCAAGCATAA
- a CDS encoding AarF/ABC1/UbiB kinase family protein: MKISPSHLRRYKDVARLFLKYGNADLVNAGGFGGGDVELPEARKDAKDLAVDLEKLGPTFVKIGQLLSTRSDLLPPVYLDALSRLQDKVEPVPAEEIEAVISEQLGVRISKAFASFDRTPVGSASLGQVHRAVLREGREVAVKVQRPGVRKEILADLDSLQEVADFLDEHTDFGRKYHTGRLLGEFRDTLLRELDYHKEARNLMELKRNLSEFSELVLPEVVDSYSSSMVLTMDYLPGTKVTDLAGPVLLDIDGGKLADEVFRAYLKQILVDGFFHADPHPGNLLLTPDRRIAILDLGMVGRINARVRDQLVHLLAGISQGDGTQVAEAALRLGEAEDPEIDRRQFINSIETILGESKDSKLVDLQIGGIVLLIMQACASAGIRIPGEISLLGKTLMNLDRLGIALSPQFDPQAAIRRNLEALSTSRLKDSFSIAGILGSLSETKDFLTKLPRRVNEITELVATNRLRVKVDSIDEHKLMLGFQKIANRITMGLLLSAFIVGSSMLARVETTFRIFGYPGLAMVFFFIAAVGALWLMLQILVKDE; encoded by the coding sequence ATGAAAATCTCACCCTCCCACCTCCGTCGCTACAAGGATGTCGCCCGTCTGTTTTTAAAGTATGGGAATGCGGATCTGGTGAACGCGGGCGGTTTTGGCGGCGGTGACGTGGAACTCCCGGAGGCCCGGAAGGACGCGAAGGATCTCGCCGTGGATCTGGAAAAGCTCGGCCCGACCTTTGTCAAAATAGGCCAACTCCTTTCCACAAGGAGCGACCTGCTTCCGCCGGTTTACCTCGACGCGCTGAGCCGCCTTCAGGACAAGGTGGAACCGGTCCCGGCGGAAGAGATCGAGGCGGTGATCAGCGAACAGCTTGGCGTGCGGATCTCGAAGGCGTTCGCGAGCTTTGACAGGACGCCCGTGGGTTCGGCCTCGCTTGGGCAAGTCCACCGTGCGGTGCTGCGGGAGGGCAGGGAGGTGGCGGTCAAGGTGCAGCGCCCCGGCGTCCGGAAGGAGATCCTGGCGGATCTGGATAGCCTGCAGGAAGTGGCGGACTTCCTGGATGAACACACCGACTTTGGCAGGAAATATCATACCGGCCGTTTGCTGGGAGAGTTCCGTGACACGCTTTTGAGGGAACTGGACTACCACAAGGAGGCCAGAAACCTGATGGAGCTGAAGCGCAACCTCTCTGAATTCAGTGAACTGGTGCTTCCTGAAGTCGTGGATAGCTACTCTTCCTCGATGGTTCTGACGATGGACTACCTCCCGGGAACAAAGGTCACGGATCTCGCCGGGCCGGTGCTTCTGGACATCGATGGCGGGAAGCTGGCAGATGAAGTCTTCCGGGCCTACCTGAAGCAGATACTGGTCGATGGGTTTTTCCATGCGGATCCTCATCCTGGCAACCTGCTGCTGACACCCGATCGTAGGATTGCCATCCTGGATCTCGGCATGGTCGGGCGGATCAATGCCCGCGTCCGGGACCAGTTGGTGCATCTGCTTGCCGGTATCAGCCAAGGAGACGGGACACAGGTGGCGGAGGCTGCGCTACGCTTGGGCGAAGCCGAAGATCCTGAAATTGACCGCCGCCAGTTCATCAATTCGATCGAAACCATTTTGGGGGAGTCGAAGGACTCGAAGCTGGTGGATCTACAGATCGGCGGGATCGTGCTGCTCATCATGCAGGCCTGCGCCTCCGCGGGCATCCGCATCCCCGGGGAGATCAGCTTGCTGGGCAAGACCCTGATGAACCTTGACCGGCTGGGGATCGCGCTGTCACCCCAATTCGATCCCCAGGCGGCCATCCGCAGGAATCTGGAAGCGCTTTCTACCTCACGTCTCAAAGACAGCTTCTCGATCGCCGGTATCCTCGGTTCGCTCTCGGAAACAAAGGATTTCCTCACCAAACTCCCACGCCGCGTGAATGAGATCACCGAGCTGGTGGCGACCAACCGGCTGCGGGTGAAAGTCGATTCCATCGACGAGCACAAGCTGATGCTGGGTTTCCAGAAGATCGCCAACCGGATCACGATGGGTCTTTTGCTTTCCGCATTCATCGTCGGTTCTTCGATGCTTGCCAGGGTCGAGACCACGTTCCGGATCTTCGGCTATCCGGGGTTGGCGATGGTATTCTTCTTCATCGCGGCGGTCGGAGCCCTATGGCTGATGCTTCAGATTCTGGTGAAGGATGAATGA